The following coding sequences lie in one Myxococcus xanthus genomic window:
- the hisN gene encoding histidinol-phosphatase produces the protein MTDSGNLMQAAAEVARMAGDAALGFFRGGIAVDTKSDGSPVTVADRTAESRAREWLEARFPQDGILGEEFGETRPGAKRRWILDPIDGTKTFIRGVPLWGTLVALAEGERILVGAAYFPAVSELLVAAPGQGCFWNDQRAAVSTQAELSQAVVLSTDERFPVYPERGAAWRALARDAAVDRTWGDCYGYLLVATGRAEVMVDELLSPWDGAALQPIIEEAGGVFTDWTGRRTAFGGNGIATNAAMARVVRERLGAVETR, from the coding sequence ATGACGGACTCTGGAAATCTGATGCAGGCCGCCGCCGAGGTGGCGCGGATGGCGGGTGACGCGGCGTTGGGGTTCTTCCGCGGTGGCATCGCGGTGGACACGAAGTCGGACGGCTCTCCGGTGACGGTGGCGGACCGCACGGCGGAGTCCCGTGCGCGCGAGTGGCTGGAAGCGCGCTTCCCCCAGGACGGCATCCTGGGCGAGGAGTTCGGCGAGACGCGTCCGGGCGCGAAGCGCCGGTGGATCCTGGACCCCATCGACGGGACGAAGACGTTCATCCGCGGTGTCCCCCTGTGGGGCACGTTGGTGGCGTTGGCGGAAGGTGAGCGCATCCTCGTGGGGGCCGCGTACTTCCCCGCGGTGAGTGAGTTGCTGGTGGCGGCGCCGGGGCAGGGCTGCTTCTGGAACGACCAGCGCGCGGCCGTGTCCACGCAGGCGGAGCTGTCCCAGGCAGTGGTGCTGTCCACGGATGAGCGCTTCCCGGTGTACCCGGAGCGCGGGGCCGCCTGGCGAGCGCTCGCGCGGGATGCGGCCGTGGACCGCACCTGGGGGGATTGCTACGGCTACCTGTTGGTCGCCACCGGGCGCGCGGAGGTCATGGTGGATGAGCTGCTGTCCCCCTGGGATGGAGCGGCCTTGCAGCCCATCATCGAGGAAGCCGGCGGTGTGTTCACCGACTGGACGGGGCGGCGGACCGCGTTCGGCGGAAATGGAATCGCCACCAACGCGGCCATGGCGCGCGTGGTGCGGGAGCGGCTCGGCGCCGTGGAGACACGCTGA
- a CDS encoding pyridoxal phosphate-dependent aminotransferase produces the protein MIPRRASYRDIPLYAPSKRPCRVDLSDNTNLFGVPPSVERVLATSVSHVPRYPRGHAQDLRRALAASIGAEPEEITTGCGSDDVIDSALRAFLEPGDTLAFQDPTFVMVPLFAKVNGLKAVPVPLKPDFDVDADALLGTGAKVIYLCSPNNPTGTALSRAAVERVAEDAPGIVIIDEAYADFSPGTDFLDLARRRSNVLVTRTFSKAFGLAGLRVGWGVGSPELVAEVEKARGPYKLTSVAEAVAVSVLNGDAHWVRARAEEAVACRERLRGELVSLGLTPLPSEANFLMVPLPGALAVAERLRERDVNVRAFQVLTGVGDALRIGVGPWPLMETALAALREALR, from the coding sequence ATGATTCCCAGGCGGGCTTCGTATCGTGACATTCCGCTGTACGCGCCTTCGAAGCGGCCGTGCCGCGTGGACCTGAGTGACAACACCAACCTCTTTGGCGTTCCGCCTTCCGTGGAGCGGGTTCTTGCCACCTCCGTGTCCCACGTACCGCGTTATCCGCGGGGTCATGCCCAGGACCTGCGCCGGGCATTGGCTGCGTCCATTGGCGCTGAGCCCGAAGAAATAACGACGGGCTGTGGCTCGGATGACGTCATCGACTCGGCGCTGCGTGCCTTCCTGGAGCCCGGGGACACGCTGGCCTTTCAGGACCCGACCTTCGTCATGGTTCCGCTGTTTGCCAAGGTGAACGGACTCAAGGCCGTGCCAGTACCGTTGAAGCCGGACTTCGACGTGGATGCGGACGCGCTGCTCGGCACGGGTGCGAAGGTCATCTACCTGTGCTCGCCCAACAACCCCACAGGCACCGCGCTGTCGCGGGCGGCGGTGGAGCGTGTTGCCGAGGACGCACCCGGCATCGTCATCATCGATGAGGCCTATGCGGACTTCTCGCCAGGGACGGATTTCCTCGACCTGGCGCGACGGCGGTCGAATGTCCTGGTGACGCGCACCTTCTCCAAGGCCTTCGGGCTGGCGGGGCTGAGAGTCGGGTGGGGCGTCGGCTCGCCCGAACTGGTGGCGGAGGTCGAGAAGGCTCGCGGACCCTACAAGCTCACCAGTGTCGCGGAGGCCGTGGCCGTCTCGGTGCTGAATGGTGACGCACACTGGGTGCGAGCCCGTGCGGAGGAAGCCGTCGCCTGTCGCGAGCGGCTGCGCGGCGAGTTGGTGTCGTTGGGCCTGACGCCTCTGCCATCGGAAGCCAACTTCCTGATGGTGCCACTTCCAGGTGCGCTGGCGGTCGCGGAGCGGCTGCGCGAGCGGGACGTGAATGTGCGGGCGTTCCAGGTGCTGACGGGCGTGGGCGACGCGCTCCGAATCGGTGTGGGGCCCTGGCCCTTGATGGAGACGGCGCTGGCCGCGCTGCGGGAGGCGTTGCGATGA
- a CDS encoding imidazoleglycerol-phosphate dehydratase, with protein MTTVIRETKETQVRVELSPGKGVTNVDTGLKFFDHMLATFARYAGLDLSLHARGDLTHHVMEDVAITLGTAVQQVIPATAARFAERTIPMDDALVQACLDAGGRFYYQGPLKNRLYEHWMRSFSEHARVTLHLRVLRGKDSHHATEASFKALGLALRDAMVDSGSVFSMKGAVSLEVK; from the coding sequence ATGACCACTGTCATTCGGGAGACGAAGGAGACGCAGGTCCGGGTGGAGCTGTCGCCGGGCAAGGGCGTCACGAACGTGGACACGGGGTTGAAGTTCTTCGACCACATGCTGGCCACCTTCGCGCGCTACGCGGGGCTGGACCTCTCGCTGCATGCGCGGGGGGACCTCACGCACCATGTGATGGAGGACGTGGCCATCACGCTGGGCACGGCGGTGCAGCAGGTGATTCCAGCCACGGCCGCGCGTTTCGCCGAGCGCACCATTCCCATGGACGACGCGCTGGTACAGGCCTGCCTGGATGCGGGGGGGCGCTTCTATTACCAGGGCCCGTTGAAGAACCGGCTCTACGAGCACTGGATGCGCTCGTTCAGCGAGCACGCCCGGGTGACGCTGCACCTGCGGGTGCTGCGCGGAAAGGACAGCCACCACGCGACGGAGGCGTCCTTCAAGGCGTTGGGGCTGGCGCTGCGGGACGCCATGGTGGACTCCGGCTCGGTGTTCAGCATGAAGGGCGCCGTGTCCCTGGAGGTGAAGTGA
- the hisH gene encoding imidazole glycerol phosphate synthase subunit HisH, translated as MRVTLFDYGAGNLHSLAKALATVPGAEVRVQEDPLRALDTDVLVLPGVGAFGAAVARLKPGRDAMREALEKGLPCLGICLGMQLLFEGSDEGQGAGLGYFAGRVTRLAAKRVPEIGWNQVEDERTLAGARLDTVYYAHSFVCRAADASVVTGWTTHEADRFPAAVRRGRVVGVQFHPEKSSTAGVRFVQAFLREVAP; from the coding sequence ATGAGAGTCACCTTGTTCGACTACGGCGCGGGCAACCTCCACTCGCTGGCCAAGGCGCTGGCCACGGTGCCGGGCGCTGAGGTGCGCGTCCAGGAGGACCCCTTGCGTGCGCTGGACACCGACGTGCTGGTGCTGCCGGGGGTGGGCGCATTCGGTGCGGCGGTGGCGCGGCTCAAGCCGGGGCGTGATGCCATGCGCGAGGCACTGGAGAAGGGCCTGCCCTGCCTGGGCATTTGCCTGGGCATGCAGTTGCTCTTCGAAGGCAGTGACGAAGGCCAGGGCGCCGGCCTGGGCTACTTCGCGGGCCGGGTGACACGGCTGGCAGCGAAGCGAGTGCCCGAGATTGGCTGGAACCAGGTCGAGGACGAACGCACGCTGGCGGGTGCGCGGCTGGACACCGTGTACTACGCGCACAGCTTCGTCTGTCGCGCCGCGGATGCTTCGGTGGTGACGGGGTGGACGACGCACGAGGCGGACCGCTTCCCGGCGGCGGTGCGCAGGGGACGGGTGGTGGGTGTGCAGTTCCACCCGGAGAAGTCCTCCACGGCGGGCGTGCGCTTCGTGCAGGCCTTCCTGCGGGAGGTGGCGCCGTGA
- the moaA gene encoding GTP 3',8-cyclase MoaA — MTTPAPQPPPSVLAPPLLDAQGRRMTYLRLSITDRCNFRCSYCSPASWGGKRDLLGPEELERITSVFARMGIRRVRLTGGEPLIRPDILDIARRIAAVPGIQHLAITSNASHLERLALPLREAGVTQLNLSLDTLLAETFRRISKQGDFDAVLRGMDAAAGAGYASLKLNVVIMRGVNDEEAPALIAYAHARGFTPRFIELMPFGQGTPVPTAELVERLQASGLPLEPSPDDTGDAAGPARYWRAPGGRVGFISPLTQNFCGSCNRVRVASNGDLRSCLGGRAQAPLHQLIRGGASDMELAVAIRRALGDKPEGHRFTEPGNGATLLSMMGIGG, encoded by the coding sequence GTGACGACGCCTGCCCCCCAGCCCCCGCCCTCCGTGCTGGCTCCGCCCCTGCTGGACGCGCAGGGGCGGCGGATGACGTACCTGCGGCTGAGCATCACCGACCGGTGCAACTTCCGGTGCAGCTACTGCTCGCCCGCCTCGTGGGGCGGCAAGCGGGACCTGCTGGGCCCCGAGGAGCTGGAGCGAATCACCTCCGTCTTCGCCCGCATGGGCATCCGCCGTGTGCGGCTCACCGGCGGCGAGCCGTTGATCCGCCCGGACATCCTCGACATCGCCCGGCGCATCGCCGCGGTGCCCGGCATCCAGCACCTGGCCATCACCAGCAATGCCAGCCACCTGGAGCGACTCGCCCTCCCCCTGCGCGAGGCGGGCGTCACCCAGCTCAACCTGAGCCTGGACACCCTCCTTGCGGAGACGTTCCGCCGCATCTCCAAGCAGGGGGATTTCGACGCGGTGCTGCGAGGCATGGACGCGGCGGCGGGCGCCGGTTACGCGTCCCTCAAGCTCAACGTCGTCATCATGCGGGGCGTGAATGACGAGGAAGCCCCCGCCCTGATCGCCTATGCGCACGCGCGCGGCTTCACGCCCCGCTTCATCGAGCTGATGCCCTTCGGTCAGGGCACGCCGGTGCCCACCGCGGAGCTGGTAGAGCGGCTCCAGGCGTCAGGACTGCCGCTGGAACCCTCGCCTGATGACACGGGCGACGCCGCCGGTCCGGCGCGCTACTGGCGTGCGCCCGGAGGCCGCGTGGGCTTCATCTCCCCGCTCACGCAGAACTTCTGCGGCAGCTGCAACCGCGTGCGCGTGGCGTCCAATGGCGACTTGCGCAGCTGCCTTGGCGGCCGGGCGCAGGCGCCGCTGCACCAGCTCATCCGCGGCGGCGCCAGCGACATGGAGCTGGCCGTGGCCATCCGCCGGGCGCTGGGCGACAAGCCAGAAGGCCACCGCTTCACCGAGCCCGGCAACGGCGCCACGCTGCTGTCCATGATGGGCATCGGCGGTTGA
- the hisIE gene encoding bifunctional phosphoribosyl-AMP cyclohydrolase/phosphoribosyl-ATP diphosphatase HisIE, with protein sequence MFDLDALDFAKGNGLVTVVTQDASTGDVLMVAHADREALERTLATGELHYRSRTRGLWHKGATSGNVQRVVALRADCDGDAVLARVEKAGPACHTGTETCFGPGRWDALSALDDTLARRAAPVERPDDAPPSYTRRLLEDRNLRLKKLGEEAAELVTACADADPSRAAEEAADVLYHVLVAVRPLGLSLDDVKAVLARRAPR encoded by the coding sequence ATGTTCGACCTGGACGCGCTCGACTTCGCGAAGGGCAACGGTCTGGTGACGGTCGTCACGCAGGACGCGAGCACCGGTGACGTGTTGATGGTGGCGCATGCCGACCGGGAAGCCCTGGAGCGCACGCTGGCCACGGGGGAGCTGCACTACCGGTCGCGCACGCGCGGCCTGTGGCACAAGGGCGCCACCAGTGGAAACGTCCAGCGCGTGGTGGCGCTCCGCGCCGACTGTGACGGTGACGCGGTGCTCGCGCGCGTGGAGAAGGCGGGCCCGGCGTGTCACACGGGGACGGAGACCTGCTTCGGCCCTGGCCGTTGGGATGCGCTGAGCGCGCTGGATGACACGCTCGCTCGCCGCGCCGCACCGGTGGAGCGGCCCGATGATGCGCCTCCAAGCTACACGCGCCGCCTGCTGGAGGACCGCAACCTGCGCTTGAAGAAGCTGGGCGAGGAGGCCGCGGAGTTGGTGACGGCGTGCGCGGACGCGGATCCGTCACGTGCCGCGGAGGAAGCGGCGGACGTGCTCTACCACGTGCTCGTCGCTGTCCGGCCCCTGGGCCTCTCGCTCGATGACGTGAAGGCGGTCCTCGCCAGGCGCGCTCCGCGCTGA
- the hisG gene encoding ATP phosphoribosyltransferase, translating into MLLKIALPNKGRLSDEVRELFNDAGLEVRARGERALTASLGGEFEAIFVRAQDIPEFVADGAAHAGVTGWDLVCEAGRDLDLLMDLEFGRCRLVVAAREEGGFASPEDVKEGMRVASCFPRLTQEFFARRGQRVAVVPVSGAAEIAPHLGIADIVVDLTSTGSTLKMNGLREVATVLESSARLVACKGNPVDAQRKLDELKQALGSVLAARDKRYLMANVPKDSLIRVREVLPGLNGPTVVDVLDGGDFVAVHAVVPAKTIYRTINALKSLGCEGILVTRIERLMA; encoded by the coding sequence ATGCTGCTGAAGATTGCTCTGCCGAACAAAGGCCGCCTCTCGGACGAAGTACGGGAGTTGTTCAATGACGCGGGCCTGGAGGTGCGGGCCCGCGGTGAGCGCGCGCTCACCGCGTCATTGGGAGGAGAGTTCGAGGCCATCTTTGTCCGCGCCCAGGACATCCCGGAGTTCGTGGCGGACGGCGCCGCGCACGCGGGTGTCACCGGTTGGGACCTGGTGTGTGAGGCCGGACGTGATCTGGACCTGCTGATGGACCTGGAGTTCGGCAGGTGTCGCCTGGTGGTGGCGGCGCGGGAGGAGGGCGGCTTCGCCTCGCCGGAGGACGTGAAGGAGGGCATGCGGGTCGCGTCCTGCTTCCCCCGGCTGACGCAGGAGTTCTTCGCCAGGCGCGGGCAGCGGGTGGCGGTGGTCCCAGTATCGGGCGCGGCGGAGATTGCGCCCCACCTGGGCATCGCGGACATCGTCGTGGACCTGACGTCCACCGGCTCCACGCTGAAGATGAATGGCCTGCGCGAGGTGGCCACGGTGCTGGAGTCCAGCGCGCGGCTGGTGGCGTGCAAGGGCAATCCGGTGGACGCACAGCGGAAGCTGGACGAGCTGAAGCAGGCGCTGGGCTCGGTGCTGGCGGCGCGCGACAAGCGCTACCTGATGGCCAACGTGCCGAAGGATTCGCTCATCCGGGTGCGCGAAGTCCTCCCGGGCCTCAATGGTCCCACCGTGGTGGACGTGCTGGACGGCGGTGACTTCGTGGCCGTGCACGCGGTGGTGCCGGCGAAGACCATCTACCGCACCATCAACGCGCTGAAGTCATTGGGCTGTGAGGGCATCCTCGTCACCCGCATTGAAAGGTTGATGGCGTGA
- the thiO gene encoding glycine oxidase ThiO produces the protein MQVADVIIVGGGIMGCGIALRLRQAGVRVVVLERSIPGAEASSAAAGMLAPQMESDGPGAFLELCLRSRGLYPAFAAELRELSGVDVAYRPCGILKVAFNEASLHHLDATVAWQRGMGLRAELLDGAAARALEPRLSAKAVGAAHFPDDHQLDNRLLVRALTMAAARVGAEFRSGYVRGVVQEGGRAVGVDLDGELLRADAVVLAAGSWSALVHGAGVEARAVRPARGQMVQFQTRLPLLDRIVTSEKGYLVPRADGRVIAGSTMELVGFDKQVTAAGLARILDMALELCPELGSAPVTETWAGFRPWTEDKRPYLGEGPVPGLFLATGHFRNGILLAPITAKLVAQAVLGERPAVDLAPFRYDRSPAQPRT, from the coding sequence ATGCAAGTCGCGGACGTCATCATCGTGGGTGGGGGCATCATGGGCTGCGGCATCGCGCTGCGGCTGCGGCAGGCCGGAGTGCGCGTCGTCGTGTTGGAGCGCTCCATTCCAGGCGCGGAGGCCTCCAGCGCGGCGGCGGGAATGCTCGCGCCCCAGATGGAGTCCGACGGTCCGGGCGCCTTCCTGGAATTGTGCCTGCGCAGCCGCGGCCTCTATCCCGCCTTCGCCGCCGAGCTGCGCGAGCTGTCCGGAGTGGACGTGGCCTACCGGCCCTGCGGCATCCTCAAGGTCGCCTTCAACGAGGCCAGCCTGCACCACCTGGACGCCACGGTGGCGTGGCAGCGTGGCATGGGCCTCCGGGCCGAGTTGCTCGACGGCGCCGCGGCCCGCGCCCTGGAGCCACGCCTGTCCGCGAAGGCCGTGGGCGCCGCGCACTTCCCGGACGACCATCAGCTGGACAACCGGCTCCTGGTGCGCGCCCTGACAATGGCCGCCGCCCGGGTGGGCGCGGAGTTCCGCAGCGGCTACGTGCGCGGCGTGGTGCAGGAAGGCGGCCGCGCGGTGGGCGTGGACCTGGACGGCGAGTTGCTGCGCGCCGACGCGGTGGTGCTGGCCGCGGGCTCCTGGTCCGCCCTGGTCCACGGCGCCGGCGTGGAGGCCCGGGCGGTGCGACCCGCGCGCGGGCAGATGGTCCAATTCCAGACACGCCTGCCCCTGCTGGACCGCATCGTCACGTCCGAGAAGGGCTACCTGGTGCCGCGCGCGGACGGCCGGGTCATCGCTGGCAGCACCATGGAGCTGGTGGGCTTCGACAAGCAGGTGACCGCGGCGGGGCTGGCGCGCATCCTCGACATGGCCCTGGAGCTGTGCCCGGAGTTGGGCTCGGCGCCCGTCACGGAGACGTGGGCGGGCTTCCGGCCGTGGACCGAGGACAAGCGGCCCTACCTGGGTGAAGGCCCCGTTCCCGGGCTCTTCCTGGCCACGGGCCACTTCCGCAACGGCATCCTCCTGGCCCCCATCACCGCGAAGCTCGTCGCACAGGCCGTGCTGGGTGAGCGGCCCGCCGTGGACCTGGCCCCCTTCCGGTACGACCGCTCGCCCGCCCAACCCCGCACCTGA
- a CDS encoding HD-GYP domain-containing protein, whose protein sequence is MEAIPPAPPRILIVDDDDSVRDVISVLLREEGYNCVVANGAEMALDLAGEEETPLVISDMKMPGKDGLWLLENLRERLPDTSVIMLTGYGDTESAVDCLRRGAVDYLLKPPKLTDLIRAIERALAKRRIEMARKRYQKKLERKVRDRTAELRSALRDIANTYQNTLLALVAALDAREHETSDHSQRVVSYTSAIAQRMGIQGKELEEIGRGALLHDIGKIGVPDAVLLKPGKLTPDEWLEMRKHPDIGFQMIQAIPFLDTPASIVLSHQERWDGAGYPRNLQRQEIHIGARIFAVADTLDAMTSDRPYRKGTTFTNAIQEIKRCANTQFDPEVVRAFLDIGEEGLIRIKQEMATKKLQLPQAEQDAHDAEAELARLTDLDDDVDAAVPGHSTSDEDEPKSAVVRSAAGNKG, encoded by the coding sequence GTGGAAGCCATCCCCCCTGCCCCACCCCGAATCCTCATCGTCGACGATGACGACTCCGTACGAGACGTCATCTCTGTCCTGCTACGTGAGGAAGGCTACAACTGCGTCGTCGCCAATGGGGCCGAGATGGCCCTGGACCTGGCGGGCGAGGAGGAGACGCCGCTCGTCATCAGCGACATGAAGATGCCGGGCAAGGACGGCCTCTGGCTCCTGGAGAACCTCCGCGAGCGGCTCCCCGACACCTCCGTCATCATGCTCACGGGCTACGGTGACACCGAGTCGGCCGTGGACTGCCTGCGCCGCGGCGCGGTGGACTACCTGCTCAAGCCACCCAAGCTCACGGACCTCATCCGGGCCATCGAGCGGGCGCTGGCCAAGCGCCGCATCGAGATGGCCCGCAAGCGCTACCAGAAGAAGCTGGAGCGCAAGGTCCGGGACAGGACGGCCGAGCTGCGCAGCGCCCTGCGCGACATCGCCAACACGTACCAGAACACGCTGCTGGCCCTGGTGGCCGCCCTGGACGCGCGCGAGCACGAGACGAGCGACCACTCCCAGCGCGTGGTCAGCTACACGTCCGCCATCGCGCAGCGCATGGGCATCCAGGGCAAGGAGCTGGAGGAGATCGGACGCGGCGCGCTGCTCCACGACATCGGGAAGATTGGCGTGCCGGACGCGGTGCTGCTCAAGCCCGGCAAGCTCACCCCGGACGAGTGGCTGGAGATGCGCAAGCACCCGGACATCGGCTTCCAGATGATCCAGGCCATTCCGTTCCTGGACACGCCCGCCTCCATCGTCCTTTCGCACCAGGAGCGCTGGGACGGCGCCGGCTATCCGCGCAACCTCCAGCGGCAAGAAATCCACATTGGCGCGCGCATCTTCGCCGTGGCGGACACGCTGGACGCGATGACGAGCGACCGGCCCTACCGCAAGGGCACGACGTTCACCAACGCCATCCAGGAGATCAAACGCTGCGCCAACACGCAGTTCGATCCGGAGGTCGTGCGGGCGTTCCTCGACATTGGCGAGGAGGGGCTGATCCGCATCAAGCAGGAGATGGCGACGAAGAAGCTCCAGCTCCCGCAGGCCGAGCAGGACGCCCATGACGCCGAGGCGGAGCTGGCCCGGCTCACGGATCTGGACGACGACGTGGACGCCGCCGTGCCTGGCCACTCCACCAGTGACGAGGACGAGCCCAAGTCCGCCGTCGTTCGTTCGGCGGCTGGCAACAAGGGGTGA
- the hisD gene encoding histidinol dehydrogenase, with product MAFLASSTLRYRGPLSALAREDLLRLLDRASGSDARVALRVRELIARVRAEGDQALFELARQFDRVELTALEVPREVCAAALAGLEPSVRDALARAARNIALAHAPQKPQCVEVETEPGVLVGRRPDPLGRVGVYAPGGRAVYPSSVLMGVVPAKVAGVGEVIVCSPPGPDGLPHPSVLAAASLAGADRVFSLGGAGAVAAMAYGTESVPRVDRIVGPGNAYVAEAKLQVVGAVAIEAPAGPSEILVVADDTANPAAVAREMLAQAEHDPEAACVTLALGDALADAIAAEVERQAERAKRWEIVTSALGSRGAVLTVASLEEAWPFVADFAPEHLLIATASAREDLGRVRNAGTVFLGERSSVAYGDYMTGSNHVLPTAGLARAYSGLNLLDFYRWTTYQRVAPTAAASLAEDVGRLADSEGLFAHADAARAWGRP from the coding sequence ATGGCCTTCCTTGCTTCGTCGACCCTGAGGTACCGCGGTCCTTTGTCCGCTCTTGCTCGGGAGGACCTCCTGCGACTGCTGGACCGGGCGAGTGGCTCCGATGCCCGCGTCGCGCTGCGCGTGCGGGAGCTCATCGCCCGCGTGCGAGCGGAAGGAGACCAGGCGCTCTTCGAACTCGCGCGGCAGTTCGACCGCGTGGAGCTGACGGCGTTGGAGGTTCCGCGAGAGGTGTGTGCCGCGGCGCTCGCCGGATTGGAGCCATCGGTCAGGGACGCGCTGGCCCGAGCGGCCCGCAACATCGCCCTGGCGCATGCGCCGCAGAAGCCGCAATGCGTGGAGGTCGAAACCGAGCCCGGTGTCCTCGTGGGCCGGCGGCCGGATCCGCTGGGCCGCGTGGGGGTGTATGCACCGGGAGGCCGCGCGGTGTACCCCAGCAGCGTGCTGATGGGCGTGGTGCCCGCGAAGGTGGCGGGCGTGGGCGAGGTCATCGTGTGCTCGCCGCCGGGGCCCGATGGATTGCCACACCCCAGCGTGCTGGCGGCGGCATCCCTGGCGGGCGCGGACCGCGTCTTCTCGCTGGGCGGCGCTGGCGCGGTGGCGGCCATGGCCTATGGCACGGAGAGCGTGCCGCGCGTGGACCGCATCGTGGGGCCGGGCAATGCCTATGTGGCCGAGGCCAAGCTGCAGGTGGTGGGCGCGGTGGCGATTGAAGCACCCGCGGGTCCCAGTGAAATCCTGGTCGTGGCCGACGACACGGCGAACCCTGCCGCGGTGGCGCGGGAGATGCTGGCTCAGGCGGAGCATGATCCGGAGGCGGCTTGTGTCACGCTGGCGCTGGGCGACGCGCTGGCGGACGCCATCGCCGCGGAGGTGGAGCGGCAGGCCGAGCGCGCGAAGCGGTGGGAAATCGTCACGTCGGCCCTGGGCTCTCGCGGCGCGGTGCTGACGGTGGCGTCCCTGGAGGAAGCCTGGCCCTTCGTGGCGGACTTCGCGCCGGAGCATCTGCTCATCGCCACCGCGTCGGCGCGGGAGGACCTGGGACGGGTGCGCAACGCGGGCACCGTCTTCCTGGGTGAGCGCTCGTCGGTGGCCTACGGCGATTACATGACCGGCTCCAACCACGTGCTGCCCACGGCGGGGCTGGCGCGGGCGTACTCGGGACTCAACCTGCTCGACTTCTACCGGTGGACCACCTACCAGCGCGTCGCGCCCACAGCCGCGGCGTCTCTGGCGGAGGACGTGGGGCGGCTGGCCGACAGTGAAGGTCTCTTCGCGCACGCGGACGCCGCGCGCGCCTGGGGGCGGCCATGA
- a CDS encoding HisA/HisF-related TIM barrel protein produces the protein MIAIPAIDLREGACVQLVGGSFAAEKVRVEDPLEALKQWRRHGFRAFHVVDLDAALGKGSNSDAIFQLTAYERGLTFSVGGGVRDSDRVEAILSGGAEFVVVGTRAIEDAGWLADIANRFPGRVVVAADVKGREVVTRGWTEGSHRDIREVLAAFKPLPLAGLLVTAVHKEGQLSGVDLPLMREVASTSRHRLYASGGVTTLEDLRALAAAGAYGAVIGMALYTGRLDASAVAREFAG, from the coding sequence GTGATTGCGATTCCAGCCATCGACCTACGCGAGGGCGCGTGCGTCCAGCTCGTGGGCGGCTCGTTCGCGGCGGAGAAGGTCCGGGTGGAGGACCCGCTGGAGGCATTGAAGCAGTGGCGCCGTCACGGCTTCCGCGCGTTCCACGTCGTGGACCTGGACGCGGCGCTGGGCAAGGGCTCCAACTCGGACGCCATCTTCCAGCTGACCGCCTACGAGCGAGGGCTCACCTTCTCCGTGGGCGGCGGCGTGCGCGATTCCGACCGGGTGGAGGCCATCCTGTCGGGCGGAGCCGAGTTCGTGGTGGTGGGGACTCGCGCCATCGAAGACGCCGGCTGGCTGGCGGACATCGCGAACCGCTTCCCCGGCCGGGTGGTGGTGGCCGCGGACGTGAAGGGGCGCGAGGTGGTGACGCGAGGCTGGACGGAGGGAAGCCATCGCGACATCCGGGAGGTGCTTGCGGCCTTCAAGCCCTTGCCGCTGGCGGGCCTGCTCGTGACGGCGGTCCACAAGGAGGGGCAGCTGTCGGGAGTGGACCTGCCGTTGATGCGGGAAGTGGCGAGCACCAGCCGGCACCGTCTGTACGCGTCGGGCGGCGTGACGACGCTGGAGGACCTGCGGGCCCTCGCGGCGGCGGGCGCATACGGGGCCGTCATTGGCATGGCGCTGTACACCGGAAGGCTGGATGCGAGCGCAGTCGCTCGGGAGTTCGCGGGATGA
- a CDS encoding DofB protein, with protein MNGPTYKAEIIDRVIFSRWENPPTKEDVTLVLAQMQEAATRLNTNLIYVGSVSSKSKVPDANERTVLNQFLMDARRTCVEQAWLIYEGTDLQHNLQRVIISGVLILTRTFDNFLSVAKSGDSIVKDVSAVLKKDAAPLFTMAKERGLVA; from the coding sequence GTGAACGGCCCTACCTACAAAGCGGAGATCATCGACCGAGTCATCTTCTCCCGCTGGGAGAATCCTCCGACCAAGGAGGACGTGACGCTGGTGCTGGCGCAGATGCAGGAAGCGGCGACGCGGCTCAACACGAACCTCATCTACGTGGGGTCGGTGAGCTCGAAGTCGAAGGTGCCCGACGCGAACGAGCGCACCGTACTCAACCAGTTCCTCATGGATGCCCGCCGCACCTGCGTGGAGCAGGCGTGGCTCATCTATGAAGGCACGGACCTGCAGCACAACCTTCAGCGCGTCATCATCTCCGGCGTGCTCATCCTCACGCGCACCTTCGACAACTTCCTGTCGGTCGCGAAGTCGGGTGACTCCATCGTCAAGGACGTGAGCGCGGTGCTGAAGAAGGACGCCGCGCCACTCTTCACGATGGCCAAGGAGCGCGGCCTCGTCGCCTGA